In the Archocentrus centrarchus isolate MPI-CPG fArcCen1 chromosome 11, fArcCen1, whole genome shotgun sequence genome, CCTGCTCCATAGTTTGAGAACCACAGCTTCAAGCCAACCTTCTTCTAATTGGCTCCTtgttgcaaacagaaggtttgaacagcaggtgggtggggcttttgGGCTCTGCTGCAGATGCCGACACAGACGGTACACTGTGGCGTCTTTGAGGACGGGTCCACTCAGTAAAGTCTGCACAGAGCCTCCCACTCACCCTCTGATCAGTGCGTTTACTTTACTTGGACCCACACAGACCCTCACATACTCTGCATTTAAGATGGCTGCAGTGGGGATGTTCTCTCTCACTGATTTAAAGAGTCAAGAGCAGCAAAGTGTCAGCAGTCTGAGCTTTTCCCTCAGTGAGATTATGTTCACGTATGCAGATCTCAATATTAAAAACGTTggttatgtttaatatgagcaacgaccattttaacagtttatatttgtcagaacaaaaggaaaagcatagtccaggtccaggtccactGCACCGCAGCATCACTACGTCTCAAGAGCGCTTCGAGTGCTCATTAAGAACAGAACAGTGTTGGATAAATACCGCTCCATTCAACCTTTACTCTCATTTCACTACAACTAAAGTTACCACCACTACATCACCAGCTTTTTCAGCTGAATTTATCCCCCATACATACATCACTATCTCTATATTTACCTTAATCctaactttaaaatgtttttttagggAGTACCTGGTGGACAGGGTGTGGAGGAAGGTGGTCTTCCCGTGGTACGAGCAGAGGCCTTCCAGCTCTTTGGGAAAACGTTGTTTCAGACCCTCAATCAGGGATTTGAGGAGCATTAAGCACTGCTTTCTGCAAGAAAACGTGCGACAGAAAGGCAGCATCCAAAAGTTTCTTGTTACTCATTGATAAGGCTCTGTCTTTAAAACTGTGACATTCATCAATGcatttcagggtcacggggaggATGGAGCTGAGCCCAGCTGTGCAATATTATTATCAATATTTTGCTCTTCAAATACAAAAAGTGTAACTCCAAAATAGATTTTATGAGTAAtaatttcagacatttttaacAGTTAAAAGTCATTGAACACAGCGATCAAACACTGATTAATAAGGCATCAAACCAATCAAATCTATCAATTAAGATTGTGCTTAAATGACAGCAGGCCCATCAGTGCTTTATTCCAGCCGATCTTATGGTGAGATGATCAGagtctgtgtgagaaggtgtgGAGAGCTCACCGGCAGCATTTGGTGGCACGACTCTCACAGCAGGTCTTCTTGTTGCCGTGAGACGTGATGATCTTCTTCTcaatgtgagagaaagagatcCTCCAGCTCTCTGATGAGGGAAGGCCAAACACAACACCACATACATGACAAAACTGAGCACATCCCCTGTGCAATAACGCTACAAAAATCATTCCTCTTATaatcagctgtgttattttcCAAGAGGGGGCTTACAGTGGGGGAgataattagaaaaaaatgagCAGTCTCCAGTTtgtatggtagtttcattttaagatggaatatgaaccaaaaatcaagaaaaaaaaacacattacattacaGAGCTTCCTCTCACCTTTGGCGTCCTCGCTGAGGTTTCGTCCTTTCATCCTCTTCGGTACGAAGTAACACGGCAAGCCTCTGATTTCTTGGCGAACCTTCTTGCCTAACCAGTCGTCCACATCCGGGCCGTTACGGACCGGAGCCGGCCAGCTTTGAACCtccagacaaacacaaactgctgtTACTACTGCTGTTACTGCTGTTACTGCTGTTAATGACATGATGGCCCTGGTTTGGTGTTTATTGACTTTTGGTCCCTGTTTCACTGACATCCTGACATGTTTGCTCTCAGATTTATCTCCTCTTGTTCCTCGTTCCCCTTTTTGGATTCCTGCTCCCTTTGGAAATGTCCgtgttatatttatatttgatcCCATCCTGACCTTTGTGTAGTAGGAAAAACAAATGGTGGATGGAAGGTGGATGCTGGGCCTAAACTGTGCCTATTATAATGAATTTTGATGTGCATTATGTGCTGTTATTGCTGTAGTTACTCCTCTTGACCACCTTGGGGCATTAGCATTACAGTAGTCATCATATCTTACAGGTATTTCTCAGGTGAACAGCTGCAGGGAATAACATCCAGGAGGAAGTCATTTGGTTTTTCAGTGGCGTGCGTCTCATTCATTTCAGTCCTTCAGGCCTTTTGTAGGTTTTTTTTGACATTCAAatcaatacaaataaaatgtgttttgcatttatATGATGAGGTGAGATAATCTGAGGTGCCCACAGCATTTCCCTGTTCTTACAAACTCTAACCAGCCAAAAGAAACAAGCCTCAAACTGTTAAACGTGTTCTGCTTATGAAGCAAATCGATAAACAGCTCCTGCAGAGTAAAAGGACTTGAAGGACTTGAAGCATCCATGAGAACAGGAACAGCTCGAAAACatcatataaataaactttatggcACCTTTTAAAACAAAgctacaaagtgcttcacaagaCAACGTGACAGAAGGCAGTAAGGATATCTTTTACGAGCAGGTTAAACAAACAGATGTAGTGATTACCTCGAGCGCAGGAACCACATCCACAGAGATCAGCTCGCCGCTGTTGCTGTCAGTTTTGAACAGAGACAAAGTGACGGCCGGACAGTGCGGGCGCTTCCTGTTCACCTCCCAGCGACAGCATTCATCGGGCACTGAAAACAAGCAAATGTTCTTCTTCATTTTCAGGTCCAAGCAGAAAGCAGCAGGAGAGAAGATGACTGGCACAAACTATAATAAAAAGGTcagagaggaagcagaaaaCCTTTGTAGGTCTTGAGGAACTTGCGGATGAGACGGTACATCTCACTCAGGATCTTGCTTGAGGAAATGGTGAGGTGGTTCTCCAGGAGGAAAGCCCGGATAGGTTGCCGAGTGGGCCGCGTGAGATCGATCCGGTAGAAGAGACCCTCGTCGAGCTTTGTCAAGCTGAGGCGTGTGGACACTTGAACCGTCAGCATCATGTCAAACTCATCAGCCATGTGGATCTGAGAGGAGAGGACGAatgaaaaggataaaaatgagatcAGACCACAAGAGGAGGAGAGCATTGGAGCAAGAGAGATGGAGTAAGGCTTTCAGCATGGATAAGGTGCTCAGAGGAGTTaaggaaattatttttattgtaataatTACAGAAGCTAGTGCATCAAAAGTGAATTGATGAAGTGATTTGATGCTTTTCGGGGAGTCAGGTGAGAGAAAACTGCATCAACACAAAACAGGAAGAACTTAAAGAGTTTCATGAGAAAGAGCATGTGCGGGCTGatggtctttttgtttgtttttgttttaatagctcaatcagattcaattcaattgtttatatagcaccaaatcacaacaaacagtcacctcaaggtgctttatattataaggtaaagaccctccaataattacagagaaaactcaacagtcacaatgaccccctatgagcagcacttggtgacagtgggaaggaaaaactcccttttaacaggaagaaacctccagcagaaccaggctcagggaggggcagtcatctgctgtgagggggctgaggggagaaagccaggacaaagacacactgtggaaatcCAAAGTCTGAACTCAAATTCAGAAGCTGTGACGTCACCTTAACTTTCTCAAAGTAGCTGCCGGTGGTGAGGAACTCCAGTGACTGGAAGAAAGGCTGATCAGTGTTGGTGTGCAGGAAGTTCAGCAGGTTCTCACGGAAATCGTTGACCAGCTCAGCAGCCCAGCAACGGTCCGTCTGCCGGATCTTCAGGTCTTCGGCTTTGGCTCTGATCCAGGTGGCCAGATCTGCGGGGATGGAGACGGtgtcctcagccacctcctcctctgtaAAGGGACACAGGTTTTATTTATAAGGGAAAGCACAAGAGTGAGGGTGAAAGATTCCTGTGAGTCCTCAGAGATGGCAGCATCACCTGATGGTTGCAGCTGAACCTTCTGCCTCTGTCTGGCTGGTGTGGGACGTGGAGGACTCGGCTTTCCTCTGATGGCCTTCTGTGCTTTACCTGGTGATTGTTGTTGAGCGTCCTGGAGCTCCATAACTCACTCGTCTCAGCTTTTAACACACAGAAAATAATCAGCTGTTGAATGGGGATGCATTCCTTACAGCAGTCATATCATTGTCTGTCTGATGCAAAGACTTTTGTGCAAATGTAGTCACCATATGTGCACTAATTTGGCATCAAATTGTACTAAAAAAACAGCCTGGACAAAGTAAAGGATGTTAatgtgatgcagcttcaaataTTGACTAATTTGTTTAAGTTTCTGGGTATATTCAGGGACTGGATGGACACAAATACTCTAAATGAAGGTAATTAAAGGTACTAAAGGAACAATGAATTATaactaaaaaatatttaaaacactaCTGACTTTGACATTTGCACCGTGCGTAAcagaagtgtgtgtatgtgcatatgaaTTGTGGCCATTCCCAAACCTGCTACAGTCATGAAATGTTTCTGCAGTCCATCCAAGCCTCCGAGCGCTGCTCTGATCATTTCCTTCTCCCACTTTTTCATTTCGTTTGACTCATTTTGACCTTCTGCTTGTTGAGGCTGACTCCGCATTAAGAGCttcacctgcagcagctgctaaccactgctccaccTTCGGTTTTCCCGTGGCTcgtttcattagtttcagtgttttagttgattttttattttaatttcatacaGAAGCGCACAAGTGCTTTTCCTGCTCCCATCTCCACTCCCTTCATTGCCCACCGGGGCGCCGTGGCCCACACTCTGGAGATCACTGATCTATGATCTAATCGTAAAATTACACTACAACGCAcactacactttattttatcttattattagattttgtatattgtatagcTCTTAAATTACACTGCACCTTCCTTTCctagatttgtatttgtatattgTATAGTATTTAAGTTGAATTATATAACACTGTATAATACTAGAGAGACACCATCAACtggaaccaaattccttgtgtgtgtaaacatacttggccaaataaacctgattctgattctgatgacaTGTGCTCAGCATCTATATAATCTATGTACATcataaatatagattttttAAGACTGTGTTTCTAATGAAAGCTTCTCTCAGTCTTTGCTGGCTTTATGTAATTCAGAATGTGGGAACACAAACGCGCAGCTCTCTGCATCTGTTTGGTTAAACAACCTGTGTTTGCAAAGGGTTCAAACCCTTTGTGTTTGCACTCTGAGCCACGAGTCCAGAGTTTGTTTCACCATCGTCACCTGATCGTAAATCCTGCAGGAAAGTGCTGTAATGTTGGTTGATTTAAAGTGAAATTCATTTATTGCTGTTCCATTTTCATGCAGTTGCTGCTCACATTTATAACCctgcagttcagttttcaaACTCGTAAAATGTTTGTGGTTGGCAGCAGAAGAGGAACCTGCAGGGCAGATTTTATCACTGGATGATTTCTGATGCTGAGTGCTTCGATATTCACTGACTGCATTTGTCTGACAGATTCAGGTTTTATCGCGACCTTCTGGGTGTTTAACCTACATAAACATctaaaatgatgatttcatatcaGCTCAGCAGGTCAACACTCAAACAACACCTGGCTTGTGTTGTaggtcttttttaaaataagtagCATCAGTTTGGAGTTTTTGGGAAGTGGGCACACACAGAAAGCTCAGTAGAGCATATCAGCTTGACTGCATCAGTGCAACTTTATTGTGTAACATTGTTTAAGCTGGAAGCATCCTTCAGGTTTCAGAACACATTTCTGACAGATTGTCCACGTCAATTAATTACATGACACGTTATGAATGCGTCCCAGATGTCTCAATCTCCTTCTTATTGGCtaatactggaaaaaaaagaacttacTAAGAATTTCACTCTGAACAAGAACTCAGGGAAAAACGCAACAGATCTCAGGCCAGCTGAAATCTAGCATCAACGGCTCAGTTCTCGGTGTGTCAGAAACAAAAGTGTCGTGTCCAAATTTTTTACGTTTCATGAGAGGAAAGAATGTGCCGGCCTTCTGCAGCAGTAAATGTTTTAAGGTCGTAACGACAGCTGACGGGGAGCATGTGAGCGTAATCGTGTGGCACAAACGGACCCTGAAAAAAAGAGTCCAACCAAGACAGTTTTGTAAGGTTTGCAGTTTTCCACATCGTGAGCGTGGTCACCTGAACAGCAGCCCAGAAGTCTACGTTCAGGGTGTGGCCACTGGATTTTATAGGAACATGAGAACAGTGTAAAGAAGGATGGCAAATATTTACCTCCTttaactgcatttttgttttacaatCTTCTCACTGAACATGAACGTGCAGACTAaaccaaagtaaaaaaaaaaaaacattaatctttagtttttttattaCTAATATTCCATTTAATAACAGGAAAGTTCctctttttcagtttattttttataccaTTTATTGTAtaaattgttttgtgtttttttgctgctgcagacaaaagTCGGATACTTTCGATGAATGAACAGAAAATGTCAGTAACGAGCTGTCGGtgattttttctgtaattttacgCGTGTGTTTCTTTAAGTGTGTGCCTAAAGAGTCACGCTGACTTTTGTTTCTATTATTTACtggagcagcattttttttcatcccaGGCTCTTCATAATGCACGTGATAATTAGATGGTTTATCAAACATCTTCACACTAAAAGTcagatgagattttttttaataggttaTTGATCAACAGTCACTTTGgattaaatgcagctttaatgaaGCATAAAGTTGGAGGATCTTGGTCCAGCATCAACTGAGTGAGGAAACCTTTACAGCTGCTGTATTCCATTATAAACCATTATAGAGAGAATATAAAACCATCAGAGACCAGTTCTGAGTTAAACTGCTAAACAGAAAGATTTAAATTTCCtttacaaaaaaatcccagagaTTTATGATGTTAAAAGACTCACCTGAGCAGCGTCCTTTGCAGGTGGAAATGACACGCTTACtgttgtgttgtctttttaaGTAGCTTTACTTTCAATTTCAGTTATCATGAAACATTATCTATGGACAAACCCACCCTCTTCCACCGCCTCCTCCCAGGGAACTGATTGCATCACTGCTGATGGGAATAAGTTGCGTCAGTGTATGTGCTAACAACCCTCATTCCTG is a window encoding:
- the LOC115788620 gene encoding cyclic GMP-AMP synthase, with product MELQDAQQQSPGKAQKAIRGKPSPPRPTPARQRQKVQLQPSEEEVAEDTVSIPADLATWIRAKAEDLKIRQTDRCWAAELVNDFRENLLNFLHTNTDQPFFQSLEFLTTGSYFEKVKIHMADEFDMMLTVQVSTRLSLTKLDEGLFYRIDLTRPTRQPIRAFLLENHLTISSSKILSEMYRLIRKFLKTYKVPDECCRWEVNRKRPHCPAVTLSLFKTDSNSGELISVDVVPALEVQSWPAPVRNGPDVDDWLGKKVRQEIRGLPCYFVPKRMKGRNLSEDAKESWRISFSHIEKKIITSHGNKKTCCESRATKCCRKQCLMLLKSLIEGLKQRFPKELEGLCSYHGKTTFLHTLSTRYDDAMWAPQHLPACFLYLIRALEDYAHRGNLPHFFVPECNLFSSFSRKALAFLVSALEEQRREGLPLLKHPSPVSPLTPDEMFEGKPLILARSVDAALMNKFVVVFAVALMFAFYILYK